The following are encoded together in the Macadamia integrifolia cultivar HAES 741 chromosome 10, SCU_Mint_v3, whole genome shotgun sequence genome:
- the LOC122091629 gene encoding F-box/kelch-repeat protein At1g16250, translated as MVSIELIMESGHQPIIPGLPDDLALRCLAKVSHGYHGLLETVSKRWRDILRSSDYCNLKAREEWCGNWLFVLTEGIDAQWTAYDPDADKWHPLPKIPSVNPGWHHYGFSCVTVCNKFLVIGGSYAPHDPAFSHRRPVPTNAVVQFDPFVKKWTRLSSMNTPRSHFACCVVCGKVYVAGGRTSSDSRGLALAEVYDLSKDRWHELPPMSTPHMDCIGLSYKGQVHVLSDHVGLPTQNTSEVFSPSERRWHTVEDIWPFSRAMQFAVTVVGDDKLYTIVDWGESSIKTRDGNQQEWSDVGSVPPVLLADHSRPLEAFGYGFAALRRDLYVIGGKVLKWDESGTGRFDIVKLAGVRVCDPTVAPLNWKETRPMCRPACGAILGCAAMEE; from the exons ATGGTCTCGATCGAGTTAATCAT GGAATCTGGGCATCAACCTATAATTCCAGGATTGCCAGATGACTTGGCTTTGAGGTGTTTGGCAAAGGTGTCACATGGGTATCACGGACTGCTTGAAACTGTTTCCAAGAGATGGAGAGATATACTCCGAAGTTCAGACTATTGCAACTTAAAAGCTAGAGAAGAATGGTGTGGAAACTGGTTATTTGTTCTGACAGAAGGGATCGATGCCCAGTGGACTGCTTATGATCCAGATGCTGACAAATGGCATCCTCTGCCTAAGATACCAAGTGTCAATCCTGGCTGGCATCATTATGGATTTTCATGTGTTACCGTGTGCAACAAATTTTTGGTGATTGGGGGATCCTATGCACCACATGATCCTGCATTTTCGCACCGACGGCCTGTGCCAACAAATGCTGTTGTGCAGTTTGATCCGTTCGTGAAAAAATGGACTAGATTGTCAAGTATGAACACGCCACGATCGCACTTTGCTTGCTGTGTTGTTTGTGGTAAGGTTTATGTAGCTGGGGGGCGCACATCATCAGATAGCAGAGGACTTGCTCTGGCTGAAGTTTATGATCTGTCAAAGGACAG ATGGCATGAATTGCCACCAATGTCCACTCCGCACATGGACTGCATAGGGTTATCATATAAAGGCCAAGTTCATGTTCTAAGTGACCATGTAGGTCTGCCTACCCAGAACACCTCCGAGGTCTTCAGTCCATCAGAGAGAAGATGGCACACGGTGGAGGATATCTGGCCTTTCTCAAGGGCAATGCAGTTTGCAGTTACCGTTGTGGGGGATGATAAACTATACACCATAGTAGATTGGGGCGAGAGCTCCATCAAGACCAGGGACGGCAATCAACAGGAGTGGTCCGATGTGGGTTCGGTTCCACCTGTGTTACTTGCTGACCACTCCCGCCCATTGGAGGCCTTTGGGTATGGTTTTGCTGCACTGCGGCGTGATTTATACGTCATCGGTGGGAAGGTTCTGAAATGGGATGAATCAGGTACTGGGAGATTTGACATTGTGAAGCTGGCTGGGGTGAGAGTTTGTGATCCAACGGTAGCGCCATTAAATTGGAAGGAGACGAGACCGATGTGCAGGCCAGCATGTGGTGCCATCCTAGGCTGCGCTGCAATGGAAGAATAG